The sequence below is a genomic window from Meles meles chromosome 3, mMelMel3.1 paternal haplotype, whole genome shotgun sequence.
tattactattttaagttGCAGTGTCTCCTGAATATATCACAGATAGTGAATTAATGAGAACttgtttttttatactttatgtgTGTCTATCTTTAGGGAAAACTAAATTAATGCCCCATGGAATATAATAACCAAACTTCTATAGATTTCTTCTTATCGGGGTTGTTTCCACCATCAAGAATTGGATTgttcttcttcattctcattgttctaattttcctaatggctctttTTGgcaacctgtccatgatcatcctcaTCCTTGTGGATACCCATCTCCACACACCAATGTATTATCTACTTAGCCAgctctccctcatggacctgaactacatCTCCACTATTGTCCCCAAGATGGCTTTTGATTATCTCTTTAGGAACAAGACTATTTCTTTCATTGGGTGTGGGGTTCAGAGCTTCTTCTTCTTGACTTTAGCGGGTGGAGAGGGATTATTGTTGGCCTCGATGGCCTATGATCGCTATGTGgctatttgctttcctctccactatccCACTCATATGAGTAAAAGAATATGTGCTTTGATGATAATAGGATCTTGGATAATGGGCTCAATCAACTCCTGTGCCCACACTGTATATGCCCTCCATATACCTTACTGCCGATCCAGGACTATCAACCATTTTTTCTGTGATGTCCCTgccatgttgactctggcctgcatggataCATGGGTCTATGAGTACACAGTGTTTGTAAGCACCACACTCTTGattgtgtttcctttcattggcaTTGCATGTTCCTATGGACGTGTTCTATTTGCCATCTGTTGCATGCAGTcaacagaagggaggaagaaggcttaTTCGACCTGCAGTACCCACCTAACTGTGGtgactttctactatgcaccCTTTGCTTACACTTATTTACGTCCAAGATCCCTCCGATCTCCAACAGAAGACAAGGCCTTGgctgtcttctacaccatcctgaccccGATGCTCAACCCCAttatttacagcctgagaaacaaggaggtgaTAGGTGCCTTGAGAAGACTAATTCAGAGGATGTGCTCTATAAAAATGTCGAGTAAGTCCTCGTTAGTCCTGTGGCCTCAGAAGTAGATTACTTGCACCTTGTATATTCTTTAACAATATTATTCCAGGATAGAAGGCAGAGACCGAAATAATttagaagattaaaataattgagatttgataaaatatatatgcttcatcactctttttgtttcctttgtgataatttttcaactaaggaaaatgtcattatttcttcCTAACTTTTGGGTAACAAGGTTTTgctaagggacgcctgggtggctcagttgcttaagtggctgcctttggctcagatcaagatcccagcatcctgggattgagttccatatcgggctgcttgctcagcggagagcctgcttctcactctgcctctgctgccactctgcctgcctgtgctcactctctctgacaaataaataaataaaatcttttaaaaattaaggttttgCTAATATGTAGAAGTTATAATGGAAACAATCCAGCTTGATGGTATTATCCAGTGTATTACTTCTAGTATACTCAGTATGtatcctcaaaatattgaaaagagaTCAAAGGAACAATACATGTTATACCATTGCCAggtttctataaagaaaaataatacatctaGTATCTACTTATCAATATTGATAGatggttatttgttttatttctattgaagTTTACCCTTAAATAGTGGACACTGGCTCTCCTGATtgatataaaatgataaacataGAGATTAAGGATAAAATTCTTCATGAACTTAGAAGTCTTCCCAcattagaaaggaaaggaaatttatattttttaatgagaggGACCCCGGGGGAATCTAGATGAATCATAAGAAAACAACTTATTACAGGTGTACTACAGTATAAATAATTATGATTGAGGTGATGCAAAATGgattattaaagaataaatactattatataaaaatattgatggtGGTTACATACTATATACTTTTGAGAAATCAATCAGAGCCACTTCCAAAGCATTCCTCTAAACACTCAACATTTACATCCTCCAAAgacattgttaacattttataagATAATTTCTGTTATGTATATTTCATTATACATTTTGCATTCTCATAACTCTAGTTAACCAGAATTGGGGGGGTTTGATTTGGGCGAGGTCTTCTGTACTATATATAACTACCACTGTTTAAGGAATAATTCTGTTATTTCTACCTTTTCTGAGGGAAGATATAAACAAGAAAGctagaataaaaatgtaagaagccCTGTATTATCCCAAGCATTACGGTGATTTATGACTGATGCATCAAATTGGAAATaagtatttttcttcaaaaatagaaGATCCACAttctataacatatatataaatttgtatatttttatactaaaactaagtgaacctttaaaaatttatagacTATTAACTAATTATGAGCTTGATTTGGGAATGGCATAAGTAtgaattttcctaaaatatataaTGGGAAATATTCTCATCACAAGAAGCTATATGATAATATGGTaatattttgggtgcctgggtggctcagtgggttaaacctctgcctttggctcaggtcatgatcccagagtcctgggatcgagacccacatcaggctctctgctcagcagggagcctgcttcctcctctctctctgcctgcctttctgcctacttgtgatctctgtcaaataaataaataaattctttaaaaaatatggtaatattttcaaaagtaagtATTTGCTTGAGATGGAAGACTTAACGTCTTATCTcataatataattttcatatctgCAAAAAGAAGATATTCATTGCATAATTTCAGTTACCaaatgctcattaaatatttaccagcaagtttttataattaaattaatttgggATTCGAAACATAATCATCTAAGGTTCTTAACTAaagtgaattcattttttaacaaaaataaattcagtcaaacttaagaataaaatgctaaaagaatgAGGGGGTGAGGAGCTAAGATGGCACTGTAAGAGGACCCTAAGGTCATCTCAGTCTTTGAACACAACTAGgtacctatcaaatcattctgaatacacTAGAAATTGACTTGAGGACTGACAGAGCAAACTCCACAAATAGAAGTAGAGGCCACATTGAGTGGGGAGTGCagtggtttgggggagaaatgaATCATGAGTGCTAAGCAAGGGAGGAAGCCCtggtcagagagaaaagagagagagaaatattcaaGGAGAAGACTTCCTCAAAGCCATTggttggggaaaggagaggagctgAGTTTTTGCAACCAGTTAGGGTTTGAAGACTAGAGTTTAAAGGTCTGTGAACTTTTCTGAGATAGAGCCATGCAGGTGCTACCCTATTCatgaagagaaggcaggcaaacagtcagaggcagagagaaagatctGAGGACCACATGGGGCACATTGGGGAAGATTATTCATTCTTGGACCATGTTCATGGAAGGTAACTTTCATAGAGACACCACTCTGGGGACAAAGGAGCCAGTAGGCACCATTTTCCTTCCCTGAACCTCAGCATAAATGCAGAGTCACCTGACCAGGGAAGCTCCACCCCAAAACTGGATGCTAAGCCTGTTAGCTCCAAATCTCATGTCCTTGCTGTCTGGCACAACTGAACTTCTAAGTCAAACCTGACTCAATCCCAACATAGGGAGACCCACTCCCAGAAAACCACTGCAGGTCTCTACTCACATTCTATTCCTAACgcctggagttttgtttgttgcttgtttgttttcttttgttttgttttaatttattttatttagagagggagagaaaaagagagagagagataatgcaaggggaggggcagagggagagggagaaacagccactgtgcagagagctcaatgcagggctcagtctcaagatctggagatcatgaccctagccaaaattAGGAGTCAGAGGATTAATTGtttgaaccacccagatgcccacaaatcctccatttttaaaagtcagcatgcagggcgcctgggtggctcagtgggttaaagcctctgccttcggctcaggtcatgatctcggaatcctgggattgagccccacattgggctctctgctcagcggggagcctgcttcccttcttctctctctctgcttgcctctctgcctacttgtgatctctgtcaaataaaatcttaaaaaaaaaattaaaagtcagcaagcttggtgaatggataaagaatggataaagaagatgtgaatatatatatatatgtgaaaaaaaaatatatatatagtgggatactactcagccatcaagaaataaaatctttttatttatgatgctgttgatggaactagagggtattatgctaagagaaaaaagtcaattAGGGAAtgataattatatgatctcactgatatgtggaatttaagagtcaaaacagaggatcatgggggagagaagaaaaatataacaatataaaatcagagaaagaggtaaactgtaatagactttaaacataggaaacaaaatgagggttgcagaaggggaggtgagtggagggatggggtgcctgggtgatggacattgaggaggcacatgatgtaatgagtcctgggtattatataagactgatgaatcattgacccctacctctgaaaccaataatatagtatatgttaattaattgaatttaaatttagaaaaatcagcAGGCTTGACTGAAATAGAGCCCTGAGAGCACTGTGCCAATCATGGAGAGAAGGGAGATAAATAATCCAGAGTCAGATAGGATGAAAACAGTGACTGAAAAAGTCCTGGGACACACAAGGGAGAGATTATTTACTTTTCTAAGGGTGCTTCCCTGAGAGCATGGAGACCCCTCTCCCAAGGAAAAGGAGATGGCTAGAACAATTTCCTTCCCCAACTCCTGGGGTAGACTACCTGGAGTAAAAAGCATGAGGACTACACTGGCTACCTAACCTGTTTACATAGAGTCTCACACCTCTGCATGCTGGTGATACAGCCCTTCCTGGTCAAAATACCCTTGGTCCCAGTGTGGTAAGCCCCTTCCACACAAAACCAGAAGAACTTGTCCACAGCAAGTCTTCTGACCATAGAGCTCTCCTAGGCTTCAATTCTAATAGTAATAATACCAGGTCTCGTTTAACAAGCAGACCTGATCACACCTAGTTAAATCCCCACACCCTGACCAAAGACCAAACTGTCCACTTCAGGCAAGGACAGCCTCTTCAGATGACTGGCCCAAAGTACACAGCAGCCAAAATGGAGTGCACTCCAATGGAGTGCATGAAGCACACACAAATAcacccctgaagcaccaggccatGGATACTATAGTTTCTTTATCATAAAGCTATTAACTTCAGGGGCAGGAATAAAACAGGATTTTATAACatggagatgaagacagagacatttacaaaatgccaagatagtgaaatttatcataaatgaaataacacaagGTCACTGCGAGAAACCTGAGTGAAACTGATATAAGTAATTGgcctgatgaagaatttaaagtaacaGCCATAAGggtactcactgggcttgagaaaagaatggaaggaagatccttaccacagagataaattagtttaaaaaaaagtaagaaaatgaaagttggagtccctgggtggcattattggttaaatgtccaactcttgattttccctcaggtcaccatctcagggtcctgagatcaagtccgtGAAGTTCTTCATAGTCAGAGGggaatttgtttctctctcttcctctaactttctccctccttgtgttcttcctctctaaaataaataattcttttaaaacagaaagaaatgaaaactgcaaTAATTGAGGTTCAAAACACACTGAATGCAATGAActcaaggatggaagaagcagaggaatgaataagtgaaataaaaaataaaatattataaagtaaTGAAGCTTAATAAGAGAGAGAGCGAAGAATTATAGAACTTGAGAATAGTCGTAGGAAACTCAATGGTTCCATCAAGCATAACAACATTCATAATATAGAAGTCTCAGAGGAAAAGACggaaaagggggcagaagttTACTGAGGAAAGTATAGCTGATAACTTCCTAATTTgatgaaggaaacagacatctagatCCAGTAGCCACAAAGAACCccaacaaaagcaagaaaagcaGACCAAACCAACACATGCTATAGTTAAATTTGTGAGctatagtgaaaaagaaaaaagtgttaaaagaacaaagaaaataaatctcaatcTTACAAGGGAAGACACATCGAACTAGCTCTGGATCTCtgaacagaaacttggcaagccagaaggaaATAACAGGATATATTCATCCTgatgaatgagaaaaatctgtagacaaaaatactctatccaggaaGACTGGATTAAATAGAAGGAGTGATAAAGAGTCTCCCAGacacacaaaaaccaaaggaTATTGtaaccactaaaccagtcctacaagaaataatacagagaccTCTGAGTGGAAAGGCAAGACCAAAAGTGATAAAGACTAGATGGAGAAAACttgcagaaaaaaatgacaaaacaagtaataaaatggcattaaaaaCATATCTATGAATAAccactctaaatgtaaatgggttaagcACACCAATGAAAAGACAGTGTGTCTTTTCATAAAgtccataaaacaaacaaatcaaaacaaaaatatccatctatatgttgcctacaaaaggCTCATTTTTAATCTAAAGACACCTGTGGATTGAATGTGAGtggatgaaaaaatatttatcatgtaacggatattttaaaaaagccacatttgcaattcttatatcagacaaactagattctAAGCAAAAGACAATAacaggagatgaagaaggacactatcaTAATAAAAGTAACTATTcaagaagaagatctaataaCTGTACATGTTtatacccccaacatggggacacccaaatatataaaacataaacaaatataaaggaacaaattgataataacaaaataagggaCATTCACACCCTGCTTATGGACAGATCAGCTAACCAGAAAATAAACGAGGTAAAATGGCATTGAAACACATACAGGACCAGATAGACTTAATAGATATTTGCAGAACATTAGATCCTCAAGCAGCggagtacacattcttttcaaatgcatgagaaattctccagaaaagaatactaggtcacaaatcaggctataaaaagttaaaaaaaaaagttaggatcatactatgcatattttccaaccacaatg
It includes:
- the LOC123938390 gene encoding olfactory receptor 2L8-like gives rise to the protein MEYNNQTSIDFFLSGLFPPSRIGLFFFILIVLIFLMALFGNLSMIILILVDTHLHTPMYYLLSQLSLMDLNYISTIVPKMAFDYLFRNKTISFIGCGVQSFFFLTLAGGEGLLLASMAYDRYVAICFPLHYPTHMSKRICALMIIGSWIMGSINSCAHTVYALHIPYCRSRTINHFFCDVPAMLTLACMDTWVYEYTVFVSTTLLIVFPFIGIACSYGRVLFAICCMQSTEGRKKAYSTCSTHLTVVTFYYAPFAYTYLRPRSLRSPTEDKALAVFYTILTPMLNPIIYSLRNKEVIGALRRLIQRMCSIKMSSKSSLVLWPQK